CGTATCCGTTACGTTTAGGACAGTTGTTTCACCGGCTGTGATTTTGACGGTATGTACAGTGTCATCCAAGGTAAAGCCTTTGGGTGCTTTTGTCTCTTTTACATAGTAAGTGCCTTCTGCCAGTTCAAGCTCATCGGAATTACCATTTTTATCAGTTTTGAAAGTTCCAGCTTTCTTGGTGCAGCTTTTGTCGGAGTAAACCGTATAGGTGGCTCCGGAAAGGGAATAGCAGTCATTCCCATTTGTAATGGAGGTATTAGCACTTTCTTTCTTCAGCTTTCCTGTTCCTGGATTTAATTCTGCAAAGAACTGTCCCAGGTTCTGGCCGCTGCCGATATACACATAGCCGTAGCAGGTATATTTGCCCTTGTTTTCTTTGGCGAATGCCAGAGAATTTTCAAATACCTCATCCTGTACTGCTTTGGAAACTTCGTCATAGGATGGGCGGGTCTGCCCGTATCCCCAGTCAAGGTATGCACTGAGCCTGCGCCATACAGTACATTGCTCCAGAAGATAACGCTGCTGTTTGGTAAGGGAATGTTCCCTGCTGTATTGCTTGACGTATTCCAGGCACAAGGCGATGTTGTCAATCTGGTTCTGCGTCAGCTCTGTTGTCGCATCCTTTTTTGTTTTGTATCCTGGTTCAAACAGGACTCCGAGCTGGATACAGTAGGCGGTTTCGCCGTCTGCATTCATGATGCTTTCTGAAAAGCTGGAATCCTCTGTGCCGTCATCCCTGGCTTTAATAACCGTGCCGGCTTTTTCAGGAGCATTGGTATAGACCTGCTCGGCGGCATAGACCGGGATACTGCCCAGCAGGGTAGTAACGGTCAGAATGAGGGATAAAAGCCCTGCCATAAGGGATTTTCTTTTTTCCATAATATTGTATCCTTTCTTTGGGTGGCTAACCGGTCTTTTGTTTCTGGCGTTCTATAATTTCCAGAAGCTCTTGCCGGTCAGTGGTAATCAGCTCTTTTTCCAGTGTGGAAGCCTTAAATTCCACAGTAATATTGTTATTATTGGTGGAGATCAGCCCGTTCCCCCTCTGGAAATGGGTGATGTTCATAACCTCCGTTTCGGAAAGATGGAGGATATTTTTGACTCTCTGCGCCTCTTCATCCTCCATATTGAGGATGATTTTGGTCTTGCAGTTGTTGATGATGCCTTTGCCATATTTTCCGTCGTCCAGCGCGAAAAAGTCATTGAGATCCTGGGTGGCAAAGATCCCTGCGCCGGAATATGCCCGGATGATCTTGGCAATCTCAAGGACAAATTCCGCAGCCAGACGGTTGCTGGAGGCGCCGATGAGCTGCCATACCTCATCCACAAAAATTGCCTTTTCCGCGGTCCGGTTTTCCTTTGCCTTATCCCAGACATAATCCAGCGCCACGAACATGCCGACGGTCAGAAGGTCTGAGGAGCCGGTCAGTTCGGAGATATCCAGTACCGTATACTTGTTGGTCAGATCCACGTTGGTCTGCTGGTTAAAAGAAGAGGCAGAACCGTGGACCAGACGATTCAAGATATTGGCAAGGCGCCTGGTATCCGGATTCTGGATCAGGATATCGTAGACGTCTTCGAGGATCGGCATTTTTTTGTAATGACTTGGATCCGCTGGATCGAGGAGGGACTCATTTTTATGGGTGATCCCTTTTAGCGCATACGTTTTGATCAGTGCTTCGTCCAAAAGCTGTTTTTCCTCATGGTTCATATCCGGAATCAAGAGGGAGAAGAAAATATGCAGCTTTTGTATCTTGGCAGCAAGTGCGGAGGCATCCATAGTCGGTCCATCGAGAAGTTCATTGACGGAGTTATCCACTTTGCGGATGTCCATGATATTGATGCAGCTGCGGCTGGCAGGGGAGATCTGGATAAATTCCCCGCCCACATTCTTGCAGGCCCGGTAGAATTCATGCCCTTTTAAGGGGGCGATAATAAATACCTGGATTCCCTTCCGCCGCATCCGCAGCGCCATTGTCTGCATGGTAAAGGTTTTTCCTGCGCCGGAGCATCCCAGGATGCAGATGTTGGAGTTTTTGTACTGCCGGGAATCAAAAATATCTGCAATTACCAGGGAATTGTTGTGCTTATTGACACCAAACAGAATCCCGTTGTCATCGCAGATACTGTAGCTGGTAAACGGATAGCAGCTTGCGGCTCCGGTAGTCAGCACATTCCGCTTGGACAGCTCAAAGAGTTTTTTGTCCAGGTTCGCCAGCGGCAGGGTGGATAAGAATCCCTGTTCCTGCAGGAAATAGCAGGAACGCAGGTCCATATCCTGGGAGATCAGAAGTTTTTTCATCTCCTGGATGCGCCATTGGAGTTCTTCCGCGTTGGAGGCGGTAATCGTAATAAGAAGGTTCATATAATAGAAATCCTCATTATTGGCAAGCCCGGCTTTTAGGAAGTAACCGGAACGGATGGCAGATTCCAGGTCGTCAAAATCCGCATTTGTGTCGGAAGCGTCCTTGATTTTTGAACGGTTGATCCGGATCTGCTGTCCTAACCGCTGCTGGATTTTATCCTTTGGCTGTTTGTGCAGGTAAAAGTCAATGTCGATACCTTCCCCGGCATTGATCAGCAGGGAAAGCCAGCCAGGTGCTACCTTGCTTTTATAGCCGTCGGAAGGGACGATCAGGTAGGCGTGGTAAACCCCGTTTATCCTGACATAGCTGCTGTGCTTAAAGTCAACAGATTCCGGGGAGATAAACTCATTGATCCGGATATGATCCATCTCGTTCTGCCGTCCCTCTGTCATGTAACGGGACAGGACATCGGTAATACGGCTTTGAAGCGGCTTGTCCGCACACAAGGAGCGGTTCAGCAGGGTGTAGAGGACATCTGCGGTAAATTCATCTTCATTGTCGTGGCTTACGACCTCATTACCACACTGGTAGAGGAAGGTTTTGGCAGTCTGTGCCGCGGTTTCCAGCGCCGCCAGGATCTCTTTTTCCTCCACTTTTCGGTTGATGTTAAACGGTTCGTATTCAAAAATTAGGAAGAACCGCCGGGAAACCGCTTCTTTGGAACTCAGCTTTTTTACAAACTGGATATAATCCTTCTGAAGCTCCCGGCAGCGGGGATCCGTTTCGCGGGAAAGCTCCAGGGCAGCTTGCTCCAGGTGTTTGTTGATGTCAGCTTTTTTGGAAATCATTTTGATCTGCAGTTTTACCGGGCTGATCTTCAGGTAGGCGATAAAACTGTAGATGATCCCCTGTTGCTCCAGTGTACTCCGAAGCAGGAAATTGATGGGTTCAATCTCCAGAATTTTTATATAACGGTGGTCGGTGGTATAGATGATTCCGTTTGCGATTTTGTCAATGGGGAAGTAATCCTCAAGCGTCATGTCCCTGCGGCGTTTCTTTTTCACCGGAGTATCTGCAGCGGCATCCATCTGCCTTTGCTGGCTGGCAGCATTCCTTTTTGCTGCTTTTTCGGCGCGCTTCGCCTCTTTCCTTTCCATTTTTTCAGTACGCGCCGCATCCCTGGCAGCCAGCTCTTTACTGCGAGCGGCTTCCCTTTGCTCCTCCTTTCTGAGCCGTTCCCGCTGTTTTTTTTCCCGCTTGGCTGTTTTTAGGGATTCCGCCTGGGCTCTTTGCGCCTGTTTTTTTTCATAGGTAAGGATACGGATGTCCTCCCTGGCCTGTTTTCTGATCCCACGCTTGGTGGAGGTATCATAGATCCGGCGTTCTTTTTTTTTACGCGGCGGTTCTTTTGATACAGGGGCATCCCCGGTACCAGTGGTCGTACCGGGGGTAGAAACTTCTTTTTGGGAATCGGTTTTTTGGGAACGCTTTTTCTTCTGCGTTTTTGGCTCCTTGCTGCGTGGCTTGGGAACCCGCTTTTTCTTCGGGAGTTCCGGACGGGTATCCAGGCGGTAGAGGATGCGCCGGTTTTTGACATAACGCAGGGCGTTCATTAAAAATGCGGTTAGGCTTTCACCGCCGATTCCGATCAGTGCCACCATAGCGGCAGGGAGCGCTGTCATGCAAAGGAGGATGATCCGGACAGTTACGGAGAGTGGCAGATGGATGACCGGGAGCGCAATCGCTATAGCCAGTACAGCCCCTTCAATGGCATTCCGGATCTTGAACATACCGCCCATGAAGGTACCACGCTCAATAAAATTGCGGGGAATCAGGGCTGTCTGCTGTTCTTCCGTATGGCTCATTCAGATTCCCCCTCTGTCGTGGGAACTGGCGCCTGCGTTTCAGCGGCTTCCGTGTTTCCTTCCGTTGTATCAGAAGGGGCTTCTGTAACAGTAGGTGTTTCTGCTTCGGTGTTCTGGGTGTCGGCAAATCCGCCTTCCTGCATATTTTCGATGTCGTCTGTGGAAACGTCCGGAAGGGTTTCATCTGTCTGGCGTTCGTATTTCCGGGTATCCTCCCGCACCTGCAGTTTTTCTGTCCCGAATAAAAAGGTTCCGGTGGGTAAGCTGTAGGTAACCGGAAGGGTGCTGCCATCAGAGAGGGCAAATTCCAGGAGCGTGTCGGTGGAAGAGGGATAGCTGGTCTTGTCTTCCAGGAATTTTACGGAGGAGATTCCGGAAAGCTCTTTTTTCTCAAGATACTCTGGGATCTGCTCCTTGAAATCTGTAATCTGGCTTTCGGAGAAGAAAGCGGTCAGTTTATCAAATTCCAGGAAGGTAAGTTCGGTATCCGTGAAATTTTCCGTTTCTTCTGACACGGTTTCGGAAATGTTTTCCGTTTCTTTTGGGGCTTTCTGGCGGTTTTTGTTCATCCGCCATACAGTGGGGATTACGATGCCCGCAGCGATGAGGGCTGCCATCAATACAATCGCGATTATCAGTTTTTTTCTGCTCATAAGATGTTCTCCTTTACTTTTTGTCGAAGATCCAGTATGCGTTTGCGGTAGAATGGATTTCCGACATCATATCGAATTCTCGGTTTATAAAATTTTTTGAGGAACTGTCATTCGGGTCATTTACCAGTACCTTCCCGGAAGCAGTTACCCCGCGCAGGACAATAAAATGCCCGCCGCTTGTAAAAATGCCGGCACGCTGGGAACTGATGACCGGACGCCCCTGGGACAGTGCGGTAAGGACGGCATTTGGATCACTGGTCTGGGTAACGGAGCCGCATCCGAAATGGCTGGCGGCAGCCGCAAAGTAAGACCAGTAGGTGCCGACACCCGGCATGTAATAGGAATTTCCGCACCAGGATACTGCGTCAATGGGGGAGATGGTGGTTCCGGTCAGATAGCTTGCCACCATTGCAAAACTGGTGGGACCGCATCCGCTGGAAGCAATGGAGCCTCCGCCGTAAGGAATGTTCCCATAGTCTGTCTGAAGATAATGGGGGATCTGCATCCCGTTTGCGGGATAAGTCCCGCCTGTGTTAGTGATAATGTAATACTGAAGCACATGGTCTACATATTCTTTGTCGCCATATCTGGAATAGGGCCAGCTTGGACGTGCGCACATCATGTCTGAGTAAGCGATGGCGTTTTCTTTGGTATAGCCGCCGTCCCGTTCCATTGCCCAGTCAATATAGCCGGAGCCGTAGTTATAGCCCTGCAGGGCAAGCTTGATGCGGTCCAGGTCCGTAGGCCCGGTACATCCGGCTTTGTCCAGTGCATACTTCAGTTCCTGGACGCCGCATTCAATGCTGTATTCCGGATCAGTTATGCCATTGGGTACGTGGGGATACCTGGTGTTAAAACCACCTTCTGCAGCCTGCATGACATCCAGGTACCGCCCTCCGGACTCCTGCATCATGACTGCCAGGATGAGGTCCACATAATCACTCATGCCGTATTTGGCGGCTGCCCGTTCCACGGCGGGACGGTAGGCCAGCACTTCATCAGAAACATTGGCGGTGGCAACGCCGGAAGCGGCTGTACCGAAGAAGCGTGTCATATTTTCCGCATAGGCTTCCGCCGTTTTTTTCTGCTGGTCTGTCAGTTGAAAGACATGATCGGCAAAATAAGAATCCCCGGCATATTTGATCTCAAAGTTATGGCGGGTAAAGGTAACGGTCTGTGTCTGGGCTTCTGTGGCCTGTTCACTTTCCCCCTCCACGCCGCCTTCTATGGTAACTTGCATAGTGACAGCTTCTGTGGAGACATCATAGGAAAACAGACCGCTTTTGTTTTTGCGGATGATCCGTTTCAATTCCCGGATATTGATGTCCTCGTAATTATCCCTGCTGGCACAGAACTGAGCGATCAGCAGGTTGGCATTGACGGAAATATAATAAGCATAGGGATCCGTAATGGAAACCGTATCGCCTTCCGGTATCCCGGATGCCGCCGCGTTGACTTCTGAGAGGATGTCATTATGGTTTTCGCGCAGCACTTCCACAATCGCCTGGTTTGCTGCCCGGATGTTGTCATTAATCTGGGCATTGCTGTTTAATGCCCCGGTGTTTTCCAGAAGGCTTCCAAAAATCAATCCCGGAAGCATCAGGACAAACAGGACCGGCAGCATCAGAAGGATGATAAAAACAAGAATGATTTTTTTAACGGTGCCCCGGTTCTGGATTGCCGCCCCGATGGCAGCACCAAGGGGACCTGCCGCCGCGCTTTTTACGGCTCCGGACAGGGAGGCGGCTGTCTTTGCAGTTTTCATATGTGTAACAGCAGTGGTGCCTACGCCGACTGCTTCATCAAATGCACTCTGGTTTTCTGCCAGTTAGATCCGGTCCTTTCTCTGGGGTACAGGCGGAAGCTGCTGGACGATGGTTTCATGGTAGGCAACTTTGCCATCGCCGGCATCGTAAGGTGTTTTGGATACGGCATCCTGTGCATACTGCTTGTACCAGGTAGAGCCGTCTACCGCCTGTACCGTTTCATAGGTTCCCGCCTGGGGAGCCATATACTGGTCCGCATGGTAAAGGGCAAATTCCCGGCTGCCGGAATCAGTGTTTTCCGTTCCGGTAATGCGCCCGCCGCCGATCTCCATGTTGGTAAAGGACGGCATGGACGTGTTTTCCACATGGCTTTCCACGGAATCTTCCACTTTGTTTGACACGGAATTCAGATTCATATAAGAGATATATGCTTTTTCCGCATCTGGACCTTTGATGGAACCCACCTGTCCGTAGTTTCCGCAGGCAATGCTGCTGATCACGTTATTGGCAAAGTCACCGCCCTTACTGAGGGAAGAACGGTAGATGGAGTTCCCGATGCTGGAGTGTTCGGTGTAACCGGTAGCGGCATTGACGGCGCTTCGTTCCACCTGCCTTCCCACGGCACCGGCAAGCCCTCCGGAGAGGAAGCTGTCGCCGACTGCGGCCGCGCCAGGGGAAGCGGTTTTCTGGTATCCGCCGCCTAAGCTTCTGCCGATGGAGCCGCCGTGGGAACTTACAGCGGCGCTGAGGCTTTTTCCTGCGATCATCAGTTCCGCCATCATATTCCCGCCGGTATTCCCCACGTTGATTCCGAGGCTCGCCATGAAGCTGTCAATCTTCTGGGATACCTTTAAAAAAGCAATGGCGCATAGAAACCAGATGAAGACATTTCCCGTAACGGTTTCCTTGCCCTGGCTTGCCACGGCCTGCTCCACATCTGCTTCAGTCAGTTTTGCTGCGAGAGCTGGAACTGAAAAAAAAAGAACCATGCAGGCGGCCAGTGCGGCAAACAAAAATAGTTTTTTATGTTTCATGTAGACCTCCTTTCTCAGATGGATAATGGGTTTGCGAGGAACGTGCCGACCATAGAGGTAAACAGCCGCAGGCACCAGGCGTTCATCAGCAGCAGGAAGAACTGACCGCCAAGCATCCGGCACCAGCTCTTGAAGATGTTGCTGACGGTCTGGGAGGAGCCGGTGGCAAACGCAACCGGTGCGGTGTATACCAGGACTCCTAAAAGGACGTAACGCTCTGCAGCTTCGAACAGGAGCTTGATATAGTTCCAGGCCAGCACCAGGAGCAGAATCAGCGATGCGATGGAAACCGCGCCGTTTGCGCAGACTCCAAGGATCACGGTGATGACAGAGTTA
This is a stretch of genomic DNA from Marvinbryantia formatexigens DSM 14469. It encodes these proteins:
- a CDS encoding ATP-binding protein codes for the protein MSHTEEQQTALIPRNFIERGTFMGGMFKIRNAIEGAVLAIAIALPVIHLPLSVTVRIILLCMTALPAAMVALIGIGGESLTAFLMNALRYVKNRRILYRLDTRPELPKKKRVPKPRSKEPKTQKKKRSQKTDSQKEVSTPGTTTGTGDAPVSKEPPRKKKERRIYDTSTKRGIRKQAREDIRILTYEKKQAQRAQAESLKTAKREKKQRERLRKEEQREAARSKELAARDAARTEKMERKEAKRAEKAAKRNAASQQRQMDAAADTPVKKKRRRDMTLEDYFPIDKIANGIIYTTDHRYIKILEIEPINFLLRSTLEQQGIIYSFIAYLKISPVKLQIKMISKKADINKHLEQAALELSRETDPRCRELQKDYIQFVKKLSSKEAVSRRFFLIFEYEPFNINRKVEEKEILAALETAAQTAKTFLYQCGNEVVSHDNEDEFTADVLYTLLNRSLCADKPLQSRITDVLSRYMTEGRQNEMDHIRINEFISPESVDFKHSSYVRINGVYHAYLIVPSDGYKSKVAPGWLSLLINAGEGIDIDFYLHKQPKDKIQQRLGQQIRINRSKIKDASDTNADFDDLESAIRSGYFLKAGLANNEDFYYMNLLITITASNAEELQWRIQEMKKLLISQDMDLRSCYFLQEQGFLSTLPLANLDKKLFELSKRNVLTTGAASCYPFTSYSICDDNGILFGVNKHNNSLVIADIFDSRQYKNSNICILGCSGAGKTFTMQTMALRMRRKGIQVFIIAPLKGHEFYRACKNVGGEFIQISPASRSCINIMDIRKVDNSVNELLDGPTMDASALAAKIQKLHIFFSLLIPDMNHEEKQLLDEALIKTYALKGITHKNESLLDPADPSHYKKMPILEDVYDILIQNPDTRRLANILNRLVHGSASSFNQQTNVDLTNKYTVLDISELTGSSDLLTVGMFVALDYVWDKAKENRTAEKAIFVDEVWQLIGASSNRLAAEFVLEIAKIIRAYSGAGIFATQDLNDFFALDDGKYGKGIINNCKTKIILNMEDEEAQRVKNILHLSETEVMNITHFQRGNGLISTNNNNITVEFKASTLEKELITTDRQELLEIIERQKQKTG
- a CDS encoding DUF5038 domain-containing protein, coding for MSRKKLIIAIVLMAALIAAGIVIPTVWRMNKNRQKAPKETENISETVSEETENFTDTELTFLEFDKLTAFFSESQITDFKEQIPEYLEKKELSGISSVKFLEDKTSYPSSTDTLLEFALSDGSTLPVTYSLPTGTFLFGTEKLQVREDTRKYERQTDETLPDVSTDDIENMQEGGFADTQNTEAETPTVTEAPSDTTEGNTEAAETQAPVPTTEGESE
- a CDS encoding lysozyme family protein, with product MKTAKTAASLSGAVKSAAAGPLGAAIGAAIQNRGTVKKIILVFIILLMLPVLFVLMLPGLIFGSLLENTGALNSNAQINDNIRAANQAIVEVLRENHNDILSEVNAAASGIPEGDTVSITDPYAYYISVNANLLIAQFCASRDNYEDINIRELKRIIRKNKSGLFSYDVSTEAVTMQVTIEGGVEGESEQATEAQTQTVTFTRHNFEIKYAGDSYFADHVFQLTDQQKKTAEAYAENMTRFFGTAASGVATANVSDEVLAYRPAVERAAAKYGMSDYVDLILAVMMQESGGRYLDVMQAAEGGFNTRYPHVPNGITDPEYSIECGVQELKYALDKAGCTGPTDLDRIKLALQGYNYGSGYIDWAMERDGGYTKENAIAYSDMMCARPSWPYSRYGDKEYVDHVLQYYIITNTGGTYPANGMQIPHYLQTDYGNIPYGGGSIASSGCGPTSFAMVASYLTGTTISPIDAVSWCGNSYYMPGVGTYWSYFAAAASHFGCGSVTQTSDPNAVLTALSQGRPVISSQRAGIFTSGGHFIVLRGVTASGKVLVNDPNDSSSKNFINREFDMMSEIHSTANAYWIFDKK